The DNA sequence ttatttttaaatatttatttgtatatttaatatatgatgacataaaatattttaaaaataagaataataatatacgTGCACATCTTTTTATAAACCAAATATAATTAAGTTAgtctaatattaataaaaattattttcatcaTTCTTACTCATCCATTTATCTaaactttattaaaaaatttagttagaCTTGATTCACAAAAAATTTGTGTGTagtatttttctaaaaataaatattatagaattattatattctttttaAACTAATCACTAGTAAGggtttaattataaatttttacaaACTTTTTTATAAAATGTAAATTTGAGTCGTAGTTATATTGAGTGGTCATATTTTTCTTCATGCAAGGGAAGGGGATAGGAGATTTGAATAATTGAATCTATTTCATCTCAATAATTAAGTATCATCGTTCTTGTCACGATTAGACCCCAAATGATGAAGACCTTTTTTGGACTGCATGGAAAACCCACCCTTTTCATACGGTGAGAGAGAAGACCATAGAGTTTGAAACTTGGAAACTATTGCGGCGCCGAATCCCCGGTACAAGTCCAAGCCCATCTTCCTTGTTCCTTCCTCACTCCTCATTCCTCATTGTTTCCAACCATAACCAGCATGTCACCCCTCTTCTATACTCTAAACTAATCTTAGATTATTTCttaaaacaaggagcattactATTACAATTTCGTTAGCCTTAAAACTACTCCTAATTCAGCATTACTTGATTTTGTCCAAATTTCTAAATGATACTCAATTTTCTTTACTAAAAGAGGTATGTAGTAGGACAGAGAAAGTTCCCctacttttgtttctttcctccacttattattattattattattgtttaaaatCATTGAGGAAGAaggatgaataaaaaaaagaagggtGATGGTGATGAATGATATTGAGATGACGTTTGTTGAAGTGATATTCAAACAGCTATCACTTGCTCCCCCTAATGCATGGACCCCTCTTTTGTCTCCCTACACCTATACCTACAAAACTTGCCTACCCTACTATTACCCTCATAATCCTCAGCCTCAAATTCCAATCTTGTAAATCTTTGCCAAATTTCTTCTCTAAATTCTCTATTAAACTACTCTCCCATTTtaatctataaaaataataaaaaaaattttataattcacaaattcaacctaacaaaatatataaattcaattataattttaatctttattattttattttatcttattttatttttattttttgtaaacaatgttttatatatatttaattttatcttcataattcaattcaattcaattcatcaagttttttccattttttcttttcttttcctattttttcacaattttatcaCTCTCCATGCCCTTCTCTTTCTCTAAATACGGCTATACATTATTACTTGTCATCAATTCTGTTCTGTCTTGCACTACTATATAGCTAGATTGAGTGAAGCCCTGGTTAACAAGACCAAGAAATTTCAACCAACTTCATCTTTAATTTGATGGATCCATCCCCCCATGTCATGATCCAAATTACACCAAACTCCTAACTCTACTTCAAAATCACCGACTTCCAATCCAGCTACTTATAGCTTTAGACAAATCCCAACCAAACCCACCTGAAAAACAGTACTCAACAGCAAACTATCTTGTACATATTTATGTTCCAAGGTCCCAACCCAATTTATTATAACAAACACAATTAGTATTGAATACTGAGTACTTGTTAATAACATGTCTGCCGCAGTGGCCGCAGCAGCCGCTTCCGCCGCAATCTCCGGCTACCACAACTCCTCTGGCGCCGACACCAGGAACCACCACCCGTTTACGCAACCAGAACACGGGCAACAAGTCTCCGTCCCTCTTAGCAGGTACGAGTCTCAAAAGAGGCGTGACTGGAACACGTTCGGGCAGTATCTGAAGAACCACCGTCCACCGTTAACACTGTCCCGGTGCAGCGGCGCGCACGTGCTGGAATTCCTGCGGTACTTGGACCAGTTTGGGAAGACGAAGGTGCACAGCGACACGTGTGCGTACTTTGGGAACTCTCAGCCTCCGGGGCCATGCCCGTGTCCGTTGAAGCAAGCATGGGGAAGCCTTGATGCACTGATTGGGCGGCTGCGTGCGGCGTTTGAAGAAAACGGAGGAAACCCTGAGATGAACCCTTTCGGTGCACGCGCCGTCAGGCTTTACCTCCGTGAAGTTCGGGATGTGCAAGCCAAGGCTAGAGGTATTGCTTATGAGAAGAAGAAACGTAGAAAGAATAGTAATCACAGccagaatcagaatcagaatcagaatgggtcgatgatgatgatgatggaagataacaacaacaacactaatAATAACCATGGTCATTATGTTCATGATGATGTGAGTTCTAGTGGGGTGCATCATTCATCAGGGTATCATATTAATGGTGATGATGGAGTTTTTCATCACTTGTCAAGTTCGGATGGGACAGCTCCTCCTCTTTCATATTTCTTATCCTAGTTCATTAGTTTTAGTGTGTGAGTTTGAACTTTGAATGTTTGATTATTAATGGAGAGATTCATGACTCAACAAAAACATATTGTAATAATCCATGGTGATATGTATCATTTGTCAagaatttatcaaatataaCTATTGTGCATGTGTTCATCGAGTGAGCTTGTGATTATGTTGGATGATGAGATACTATGTTACATGAACATGCAACTTTAATAttcatttataaattaataGTAGGAAAGTAGTAGTTTTCTGAATTAAGTATTTTCTTTATCATTTTTAACACATTTCAAGTATATCTTCATGAGGAAGGAGGCAAATTAAAGTGATGAATGATTTCGGTTGCATTATTCATCAGGTTATGCTATTGCGAAAGTAATGCGTAGGGCTCATCAAAAGTCATGGGTGCACTAAATGTGGTCATTATTATCAGTCAATTGTCAAATTAACAGTGAATTCTTCGTTCTTTAGACTTGATCTATACGGTAAGGATTTATTCCAGCGACACATATCTAATACCCCATGTTTAGATGCATACATATAAAATGGATAGGATTTATAAACAAATATACGTGAAACATATTTTATTGGATGTGGTTAAATGCAATTTTAAAATTGAGGAATGCTAGAGGGTAGCAAATTTGGTATTTTGTAACCATCAATTGAccattaataatatttttaatggtatgAGATTATATGAGAAAtcactcatttttttttatagttaagTGCATGccaaaaaaacacaaaaattgaTGGCCCTAAACTTTTCTACTcataagtatcttttaaaataattattatcattgaataaatgtgaatCTAATAGTATTTTGTTTTGCTTATTCCCATTCTCCTTTTTCttaatagaaaattttaattaaatgtgGATCCAGTTATTTTACTATAGTTTTCAAATTGTTTAAAATTTACACTTATCTtcaaattagttaaataaaagtGATAGGTGCATACGAAAAATTTATGTTAGGTGTATACaaaaattagtcactaatataaaataaatattaaaatataaagtatacataaaaaataaattaaaatatatatatatatatatatatatatatatatataatagattatTTTAGTAGGTGATTTtgatatacaaataatattttaaaaatttatatataaattttattaggtaGACAATGACTTTTGTAAACAATATGAATAATAGATTATAGAATTgacaaaataaagtaaaaaattacTCCACCTCCAAATTATCTTCTAAACTTTAATATTAAGATAATCATCTGCAAACCTAGTGAATTGAACATCCAGCCATTGTTAATTATGTATGagtaaatcaaatcaaaagaaataaccatccaattaaaaataatatacataatcatctgcatacctattaaattgaacattcgacatatttattatttacattatttaatatttatattgtctacctatacttttttatataaataagaGGAGCacttttctaaaaatattaatggGCTTATTAGTATCTTGAAATGATGAATACACACGTGATGGTTTTGTAGCCAGTTAAAATGCGACATATAAAGAACGATGGGAAAGTCTTAAAATTCCCCCATTTTGTTATGTTCATGGATGGATAGCATTTAGCAATCAAGAAGAACAAGAGGCAAGTTTAATTTGTAGTATGTGTGGTGTTAGAGAATCGGTCCCATTCCCATATGTGTTGAAATTGGTGGGGGAGAGAGAGATATATCTGATTAATAGACTACTCCTGTGTCTGTCCCTTTAGTTTATGCTATTTATGCGCAGCAGAATCTAATCAAAACTTGAATTGAATGACCCCCACTAACAACTTAAAAAGATTCCGCTGCATCATGGAAAAGCTGGTGTGAAGTTCCTAGGGCAACATGTGTTACTGTTGTATGAAGTGATATATATTAACTGCAACTCTCTCCTAAGATTACGCAAGAGCCTATTTAAAGCCACTTCTAATGACTATTTAGTTTAAGAAAAGCTACTCCCTCCTTAAATATTATCTAACATACAAAATAGATCATCTTCAGTTTTGTTACTAGCGGATCTTGATCCGATCAAGAGTGACTTGACCCATTGCTCAACGTTAGCCAGTAAAACATCCACTTGATAAAATATAAAGTGCATGATTAGAGGATAAAGTAAGCATACTACAAATATTTGATATCCTTTTTGTAGGATACGCTCTTGTTGAGAAGCGAATATTGGTTGTTGCCAAGCCTATGTTAATGAATAATGAATCTATTAACAGTAGACGAATTAAAGCACTTTTCAACCTTTATACTTATCATTGTTAACTACTGCAACCAGTGTTTCTGAAAGTGATAAAGTTAACATTTGCAACTGTAACACCACAACTTAAGAAGACAagttaatttcaatttcttgttaaatGCTTCAACAATTTAAACCCTCTCTATAATAAATAGAAATTCTTCCATTTAACAAACCCTACTGATAGTTTACCGTACCACCATTTCTCTCTTTATCTCTCACTTACAGAGGAGAAACCGGGGAGAGAAAAAAGGGGAAAGGGCCCCCCCTTTGTGGAATATCCAAAGGAATTCTTTGTGGAATAGTTCAGAATGTAAAACTTAGTTTCAATTTGAAAACTATTAATAGATGAATTATAATTACCACGATCACCAcacacaaataataataataataataataataataataataatcatcatcatcatcatcaatagtcacttattttttataaaaccACTCTGcacatcattttttttattgtatgtTTGCatgaatttattaaaaaaaaatgagattATCAAAACAGGAGGATAATATTATTTTCCTAGTaataatatgattaaaaaaactCATGCATCCGTTCACTATATGGTTCATCGGCAAATTGAGAGTGCAGAGAAGAGCATCTAACAGGAGTATACATGTCAAATTTACATGCTCCACGC is a window from the Arachis stenosperma cultivar V10309 chromosome 3, arast.V10309.gnm1.PFL2, whole genome shotgun sequence genome containing:
- the LOC130968306 gene encoding protein LIGHT-DEPENDENT SHORT HYPOCOTYLS 1-like, giving the protein MSAAVAAAAASAAISGYHNSSGADTRNHHPFTQPEHGQQVSVPLSRYESQKRRDWNTFGQYLKNHRPPLTLSRCSGAHVLEFLRYLDQFGKTKVHSDTCAYFGNSQPPGPCPCPLKQAWGSLDALIGRLRAAFEENGGNPEMNPFGARAVRLYLREVRDVQAKARGIAYEKKKRRKNSNHSQNQNQNQNGSMMMMMEDNNNNTNNNHGHYVHDDVSSSGVHHSSGYHINGDDGVFHHLSSSDGTAPPLSYFLS